A section of the Solitalea canadensis DSM 3403 genome encodes:
- a CDS encoding anhydro-N-acetylmuramic acid kinase yields MHSQIEKLYKIANKKERLIIGLMSGTSLDGLDVALCRITNSGPETEVKILKFETEPFNDSLKAEVRKIFAKEQINFQDLCLLNPWIALQHGHLINECLKKWQITPDSIDLIASHGQTVLHAPKRLHQQSNFGNSTLQIGDGDHLAVKTGIITVSDFRQKHIASGGEGAPLAVYGDYLIFSKRGEERIMLNIGGIANFTYLSADLDPDKVFSTDVGPGNTLIDVFVRKFYPQYTYDKDGEIARSGKVNIELLKELKSHSFFVEDFPKSTGPELFSVAYVEKALQESKNQHINPEDLLSTLTQLSADSIITSIKSCFEEEKPLHVYSSGGGIHNKELMRRIQVELPNCIFHSTEELGITPDAKEAVLFAVLANELVAGKEDSLFGNPAREIPKVTMGKISFPDK; encoded by the coding sequence ATGCATAGTCAAATCGAAAAACTATACAAGATCGCTAATAAAAAGGAACGCCTGATCATTGGCTTAATGTCCGGAACATCATTAGATGGATTAGATGTAGCTCTGTGCAGAATCACCAATTCGGGGCCTGAAACAGAGGTCAAGATTCTGAAATTTGAAACAGAGCCGTTTAATGACAGCTTAAAAGCTGAGGTACGAAAGATATTTGCTAAAGAACAGATCAACTTTCAGGATTTATGTTTATTAAACCCATGGATTGCTTTGCAGCACGGGCATTTGATAAATGAATGTTTAAAAAAATGGCAGATAACACCTGATTCTATTGACCTGATTGCCAGTCATGGACAAACTGTTCTCCATGCCCCAAAAAGATTACATCAACAAAGCAACTTTGGTAACAGTACGTTACAAATTGGCGATGGGGATCATCTGGCAGTAAAAACAGGAATTATAACTGTAAGTGATTTTCGGCAAAAACATATTGCATCAGGAGGGGAAGGAGCCCCCCTGGCAGTATATGGGGATTACCTGATTTTTTCAAAACGGGGAGAGGAACGCATTATGTTGAATATTGGTGGCATTGCTAATTTCACTTATCTGTCAGCTGATTTGGATCCCGACAAGGTGTTTTCAACGGATGTGGGTCCAGGCAATACATTGATTGATGTGTTTGTCAGGAAGTTTTACCCTCAGTATACGTATGATAAAGATGGAGAAATTGCACGTTCCGGAAAGGTTAATATTGAATTACTGAAAGAGCTGAAAAGTCATTCTTTCTTTGTTGAAGATTTCCCAAAATCAACAGGACCAGAACTGTTTAGCGTTGCTTACGTTGAAAAAGCTTTACAAGAAAGCAAAAATCAACACATAAACCCTGAAGACTTACTAAGCACCTTAACACAACTTTCGGCCGACTCGATCATTACCTCTATTAAGAGTTGTTTTGAAGAAGAAAAGCCCTTACATGTTTATTCAAGTGGTGGTGGCATTCATAATAAGGAATTAATGAGGAGAATTCAAGTTGAACTGCCAAACTGTATTTTTCATTCAACTGAAGAATTGGGAATTACTCCGGATGCAAAAGAAGCTGTTTTATTTGCAGTATTAGCAAATGAACTGGTAGCAGGAAAAGAAGATTCATTATTTGGCAATCCTGCCAGAGAAATACCGAAAGTTACCATGGGAAAAATATCATTCCCTGATAAATAA